tcatccttagctctaccactctctcccagactttcatagtatggctaaacAGCTTGATACCctgatagttattgcaattttggatatcacccttgttcttgtatagaggaaccatcgtactccacctccactcttcggggATCTTATtcattctaaaaatgacattaaatatcctggtgagccactccaagcctgccttacttgcactcttccaaaactctatcgGAATTTCATCCGGCCCGGTCATTTTGTCCTTGCTCATCTTTcgcatagccccctcaacttcatcaactctaatccgcctacaatacccagagtcacaacgactcccggatagttccaaatcacccagtacaatgctcttgtccccctcctcgttcaagagactatgaaAGTAGGTTTGCCATCTCCGACGGATAAGCCATATTAAGAAATCCAAATTCACATTAAGAACTAAAAAAGTTATATAATCTTTAAGAGACAAATGGAGTATTTATAGAATACTAAATTATTGTACTCCGTTgtattgttattaattaattcatTCTCAAACATTAATCGTTTTGACAAATTGAATATATTCTAAATacttaatattattaaaaataagaaGCCATTTTTTCTTCGCTAAGTCTCTCTTTATTTCTTCGATTGGTATAATCTATTTAAGTGAGACACTTGATAGATAaagaataatttaattaaatgttttataattaaaattattaaatcTCTTTGTTAATGGTGTACAAGAAAGACTTTATTTATGGTATTTTGAAACCAAAGATATTCTATTCACCCCTCACCACCAAAGACTATAATAGGAATGAATATGATTTTTTTCTCTTAATTAAAAGTTTCAGGCTTGAATCATGGGAATAAATATTTTTTGATAGGAGTACGATATCCCTTTAATAGAGGTCTTAATACGAATATCGAATActtagccaaaaaaaaaaaaaaaaaaaaggactatCCAATGAATTAGATCCTGTAGGATATGTGATTTGGGGAACATTCTCACGCTCACTGACAAGATATGACTAGTTCATGTTGGATCAAACGCAGTTTATTTAGTTTTCCTATTTCTTTTTAatcttctctttcctttttcttctctTAAAGTAGCACCGATCTTGGATAGACTCTTTGTCTGTGGTCCCCACATGCGCCCTTTGACCAAAAGTCAATTCCTTCCGTCTTTTATGCCTTTCTAATTTAACTCTTTCATAAGGTCACTATTTCTCAACACACAATTAAAATCTTTTTTTACCTCATATGGTGTTTGGGTAAGggttaaaatatttaatttttgctCTTAATTCTAACATCTGATTTTACAATCTTCTTAAGTAAACCTTACAAACTATCAAATTTTATGGTTCAAATTGGGTTGACTTTCAACTATCGCTTTGACTCCTCCCTACATTTTTGACATAATTTTGAATTCTTTCGAAATCAAAAGAAAGATATATGATAATCAATTCGGCTATCTATATATCAGAATAGAGATCCTCTTACTTGTTCAATCTTATATTTATACACGAGTAATGCTACAAATGATCGTCCTTATAACTTGTCGATGTCATCTCATACTAGAGACTTTTGCAGTAGATAACTAGTCTATTAGAAGCTCTGTACTTCTTAAGTGGATGTTCTCTATATTGAAAAGTTACATcaaacatattaaaaattattttttataattaaatatatttaaaaatgttTGAGAAATCATAATCATAGAAAAATTAGTCCGACTCCTTAAATAATTGCAGTGTCATATAAAATGAGGCAGATGcacattatttttcctttattttaagAGTTTTTTGAAAGTACTATATCATTCATGGAAATTAGTGTTTTATTACATTTTACTTGACAATTTTGTTGCAAGAAAAGCCAAAAACATTATGCTTTGGGGTTaaatgaaaaaatatataaataagacTAGtgaatatttttcttcatttatAAATGATATGAGAAAAACCTCTATTAAGAAAGTGAAGTATGTCGCCAATTTTCAGACatttaaaatgcaaaaaaaaaagtaTATTTCTCTTAAGGAAAATGATTCAAAAGAAGTTTGATAAATACTATCTCCGGTCCACAATAAATGAATTTTTGGCCTTTTTTTGTGAttcaaaataagtgattttttcaaattttaagaatgaattaattatttttttcctacacTACCCTTAGAGTAAATAGTGTTGGAGTATGTGTTAGGTGTATTTATGTGAAGAGATAGCAAatgttaatatgatcaattttattgttaattaatgttaaaaggtaAATTTCTTAATCTGTATGAAAATAACTAAAAAATCACGGACCGGAGGGAGTACAACATAAGATGGACAAATAGCAAATGCAtgtcatttaaaaaaatatttaattctagACCTTGAAAGTATCAAACTATTTGGACCTACAAAAGAAATTCTTTTATAAAGACATGACAACAAAGAAGAATATTAATTGAAAATAGGTAATTGATTCACTATTAAATTACATCACCTACCAAGACTTTAGTCCAATACTCCATTTATTACTTCTTTTATTCCCCATGTTCCCTCCtttttttcaatttacaaaaaaaTCTTCATTAGAAAATAAACaaaacacacacatacacacactaaAGGAAAGAAAAAGGGCAAAAATTACTTTTAGTCGGCGGCCAAAATTATTTATATCTAATAGCCGCaaaattgtataaaatttgtatatgttTGTATAGAACCTACATAAATGAGAAGGGGAGCTgtcaaagttgctgccatgtgaccaggaggtcgcaggttcgagccgtgaaaaaaGCCTCTCGCAGAAATACAAGGTAAAACTGCGTACAATAGATCATTGTACTCCGGTCCTTTCTCGGAtctcgcgcatagcgggagcttagtgaaCGGGCTGCCTTTTATACCAGCaatgtatatatacaaaaatttccGGCTATTActttgagagcggctatacaacgtcattttaaaaaaaagaaaaaaagaaaaaagcaagACAACTACTTTTTCAAAAGTTAGCTCTTCTGCTTTACACCATGAGAATTTCTCATCATAGTAAGCACTCTCTTTTCTGCTCCTTTTGACATTCATTCTCCCTCAAAACACAATCATCTTCTACACTCACTAAAGCTTACTCTCTAAGCTCTCTCTTCTTTCCTATCTTCTCCAATTATCAATATGGATACCAATTCAAAGCAATTTGAATCCCTTCACTTTGCTATAACATTAATTTTTATGGCTGTTGTCTCAGTTCTTGCAGGGATAAAAGCCGGTGCTAGTTCCTCCATTAAAACTGACGCTGAAGCGCTTTTGCTATTCAAGAATATGATACAAAAAGACCCTGGTGGAGTTTTATCAGGTTGGCAGCTAAAAAATAATCCATGTTCATGGAATGGTGTTACTTGCAATAATCTTGGAAGAGTTACAAATCTTGATCTTCAACAATCTGAACTTGTTGGAGAGGTCTCTTTTTCTCCCTTTTCATCTCTAGATATGTTGACTGTTCTAAATCTGTCTTCGAATTCGTTCTATGTAAATGCCTCCACCTCTTTAAGTCAACTCCCTTATAGTTTGAAGCAACTAGAACTTTCCTTTACTGGACTTGCAGGTTTTGTTCCTGAGAATTTCTTTGCAAAATGTTCAAATCTTGAATATGTTAGTCTTTCTTTTAATAATATCACAGGTTCTTTGCCTCAGAATTTCTTGTTGCATATAGATAAGTTGCAGTATTTAGCAATGGATTATAATAATCTCACAGGTTCAATTTCTGATATCAAGATTGAGACTTGTAATTCCTTATTGCATCTTGATTTATCAGGGAATCAAATATTTGATTCAGTTCCTGCTTCTTTGTCTAATTGCACAACACTTCAAGAATTGGTTTTGGCTGAAAACTCCTTTTCTGGTTCAATTCCAAGTTCATTTGGTGAGCTTAAAAGCTTACAAAGATTGGATCTTTCCAAAAATCATTTATCTGGTTGGATCCCATCTGAATTTGGAAACTCATGCACTTCACTTGTGGAACTCAAGCTTTCTAATAATAACATCACTGGTTCAATTCCAAATTCCTTCTCCTCATGTTCTTCTCTTCAGAATCTTGATTTATCCAACAATAATCTAACCGGTCCGTTTCCTGATTCTATCCTTCAGAATTTAGGTTCTTTAGAGACTTTACAAATGAGTAGCAATAAAATCTCAGGACCATTTCCTGCTTCCCTTTCATATTGCAAGAAACTACGCGTCGTTGACTTCAGCTCCAATATGATTAATGGGATGATTCCACCTGATTTATGCCCTGGAGCTTCCTCATTGGAGGAGCTAAGAGCACCAGATAATTCACTTTATGGTCCAATTCCATCTCAACTTTCTCAATGTTCACAGCTTAAGACAATTGATTTTAGTTTGAATTATTTGAATGGTTCAATTCCATCAGAATTAGGAAAGCTTGAGAATCTCGAGCAGCTTATCGCTTGGTATAATAGCTTGGATGGGAATATACCGGCAGAGTTAGGGAAGTGCAGTAATCTTAAGAATCTTATTCTGAACAATAACTACTTGAGTGGGAAAATTCCAGCTGAATTGTTTAACTGTGGTAATCTTGAGTGGATTTCCCTCACAAGCAATGGACTAAGTGGTGAGATTCCTAAAGAGTTTGGTTATTTGTCAAGATTGGCTGTTTTGCAACTAGCAAATAACAGTTTGAGTGGTCAGATTCCAAGTGAATTAGTCAACTGCAGTAGTTTGGTTTGGCTAGATTTAAGCAGCAACAGGTTAACGGGCGAGATCCCACCTCGACTTGGTAGGCAGCAAGGAGCTAAAGCACTGAGTGGAATTCTTTCAGGTAACACTTTGGTGTTTGTCCGAAATGTGGGAAATTCGTGCAGAGGCGTTGGAGGATTGCTCGAGTTCTATGGAATTCATCCTGAAAGGCTTTTACAGGTTCCTTCGCTAAAGAGTTGTGATTTCACTCGGTTGTATTCTGGTCCCGTTCTTAGTGCTTTTACTCGATATCAGACTATCGAGTACCTTGATCTTTCTTACAACGAGCTTCGTGGCAAAATTCCTGATGAATTTGGAGACATGATAGCTTTGCAAGTTCTTGTTATATCACACAACCATTTATCGGGGgagattccttcatcacttggAGGGCTAAAGAATTTGGGAGTGTTTGATGCATCACATAACAGATTGCAGGGTCATATTCCTGATTCATTTTCACGTCTTTCCTTTTTGGTGCAAATTGACCTTTCCAACAATGAATTGACAGGTGAAATTCCATCAAGGGGTCAGCTCAGTACACTTCCTGCAAGCCAATATGCAAACAATCCAGGACTCTGTGGGGTTCCATTGCCCGAATGCCAATATACCGATCCACCTACCACAAATGGAGATGGAGGAAGGACCGGAAAAAGAAGTTCAGCTGCATCTTGGGCTAATAGCATTGTTCTTGGAATTCTCATTTCCATTGCCTCCATTTGTATTTTGATAGTTTGGGCGATTGCTATGCGTGCAAGGCGAAGAGAGGCAGAGGGGGTGAAAATGCTTAGTAGTTTGAGTACTAATTATGCAGCCTCAACATGGAAGATTGACAAAGAGAGAGAGCCATTGAGCATCAATGTGGCCACTTTCCAAAGACAACTTAGGAAGCTCAAATTCTCACAGCTGATCGAGGCGACGAATGGATTCTCAGCTGCAAGTCTAATTGGCTCAGGAGGATTTGGAGAAGTGTTCAAGGCAACATTGAAGGATGGATCAAGTGTTGCAATCAAAAAACTCATCAGGCTAAGTTGCCAAGGCGACCGAGAGTTCATGGCCGAAATGGAGACATTAGGAAAGATCAAGCACAAGAACCTTGTACCCCTCTTGGGATATTGCAAAGTTGGTGAGGAGAGACTTTTGGTCTATGAGTTCATGGAATAtggaagtcttgaagaaatgctCCATGGGAAGACAAGAACGCGCGATAGGAGAATCCTAACATGGGAAGAGAGGAAAAAGATAGCAAGAGGAGCAGCCAAAGGACTATGTTTCCTTCATCACAATTGCATCCCACACATCATACACCGCGACATGAAGTCAAGCAACGTGCTTTTGGATAACGAAATGGATGCCAGGGTCTCGGATTTTGGGATGGCACGGCTCATAAGCGCGCTAGACACACACCTAAGTGTGAGTACACTAGCAGGAACACCAGGATATGTGCCACCTGAGTACTATCAAAGTTTCAGGTGTACAGCGAAGGGGGATGTTTACTCGTTTGGCGTCGTGCTTCTTGAACTCTTAACAGGTAAAAGGCCAACAGATAAAGAAGATTTTGGTGACACTAACTTGGTAGGATGGACTAAAATGAAAGTAAGAGAAGGGAAATCAATGGAAGTAATTGATCAAGAATTGTTATCAGTGAGTACTAAAGGGAATGATGAAGCAGAAGTAGTAGAGGTGAAAGAAATGGTAAGATACTTGGAAATAACACTGCAATGTGTAGATGACTTTCCATCAAAAAGGCCTAATATGTTACAAGTTGTGGCTATGTTGAGAGAGCTTATTGCTGGAAGTAGTTCAAGCAACAGTGGTTAAAGAGCAAACcacaaaacaaaaaggaaaaaaagaacagAAAGAAGTTTTTTTCTCAGGATTAGTAGTGAAGAAAAAACTAAAGAATGTaagattcttttttcttttctttgtgcATGTATTCAGATGCATTTGTACCTAGTGAGCAACTTCTCTTGCTTTTTGCAATATTAATTATTTCATGTATCAGAGTCTTGTGTGGATATTGATAACATTTGATGATGTACTAAGTGACAATAAATTAACTATATCTCTAATCATAAAATAAGTAAAATCAACTATAGAAAAAAAGGGAAATTAAGTTAAATGTATTTACAATTGTTTCTAACACTCAATATTAACTCAAAGAAAAGTGAGCATTTATCTAAATTCGGATGAAGAAGTATCTAAATTTGATAAATAGTTTAAAATTACCTTCACCTTTTAGTCACAAAAAAAAATCCACCATTATTTCTATTGCTAAAAATATCCCTTGATAAACCCAACAGATGTGGGGCCACTTTCCATTATTTCTATTGCTAAAAATATCCCTTGATAACGGCAACAAATGTGGGGCCACTTTTAGACCACGTCGCTCCTATTTCGCTTCATCAATATGAGTATATTATACTCATATTGCTAAAAAGAGGAAGCTGCAAATTTAAAAGCAGATGGGAAAGAAGAGCATATTTAAatagaaaatgaaaagaaatgGTATTACAATCTTACAATCTATTCAAGTGGCCCTGTGAAATTAAAGAGAAAAGGAAACTCATTTCTAGACCGGCACTTCTACTAAGTTTTACAAGCAAGATAGTTTGGTAACAAGGTAAATTCTTTGAACAAATTGagaacttttttttttatattatcgCGTTTGATATAATTCAGAGTAAATAGTTAAATCGTCTAAGTTTTGGTGCATTATGACATCTTCTTGATCTTCTGATTCCGATGTCATACTATGCCATGACATGACGTAAGGCAAGCAGTTGAgatggcgagtgcattttggatATCAGTGCGGAAATcacgtcaaagcagagattgatgttcatatgccaccagagatcgagaacccgatactACTAGTCGAAGAAAGAAATGGGTGACTCCAGTTTCTTTCAAAAGTCTAGGTTTCTATTGAATGtggtgatatgccgatgagtcgggTGGTCAAGAAAATGCCACGTTTGCTAGGTCGAGCAACCATATTGCAAAGAGTGGGAGCCGTAGACTATAAATTTTGGGCATGATCGCagcggagatcttgccaaggatgtGTGCAACGCATCACTTGAGTGTCTTTCCTGTGGGATAGACTTGTGGACTGCCTGAGGGCATTGAGAGGAGCCAAACCATTGCCAAGGGGAGGCCTAGTGCTGAAATGCCAAGGTGAGGGAACAGATTCGAAGGAAATAGCAAAGCTTCAGAATTGGGCGGATTTCCAAGTTGGAAGGTGTCATTCTAGAAAGGGGTACGCCGAATGATCGGGGACCACTGAGATGGGGCCAAGTGCGAAGCACACCGGACCGGGAAGCCGTGCTAGTAGAACCAAGAGAGTTCCTGACTATAGGGCAAGTACAGACGTACTACCAGGAACATTGggtacttgctgaggaagtgacagATGGAAAACAAAGAACTTTGTTCGTGAATGtggcgatgctatgactttgagaatgtagtactcaccaagagtacgtcccaagagctggccgaatgccaagtgGGACGAGTGCACTAAGAAGTATCCTCCACATCGAATGTGGGAGGATCCACCTATGCAGAGGCAATGAGGGCGAAATTGTGAATTCGGAAGCAAACAAGTCTTCAAAGGTAATGAGGCCAAGGAAAAGGCTACAGTAGTGACTGAGCTACGAGAGCTATGCCAGAGGGCATGAAAAGGCTACGGGAGCGATAGTGCTATGGGAGCTGCGCCAAAGAGCACGCTGGTGTGCTTACCTTTGATGGAAGAGCTTCATACGGATATGAAGGCTATGAGGGTCATAGTGTGGTTGACTAGTATAAGTTACCACAAAGTTAGACAtcagagggtgcaagtgcggaggcactttccaagtgaacaccgaaaGGAGGTAAAGTAtagag
This region of Nicotiana tomentosiformis chromosome 4, ASM39032v3, whole genome shotgun sequence genomic DNA includes:
- the LOC104099537 gene encoding serine/threonine-protein kinase BRI1-like 2; protein product: MDTNSKQFESLHFAITLIFMAVVSVLAGIKAGASSSIKTDAEALLLFKNMIQKDPGGVLSGWQLKNNPCSWNGVTCNNLGRVTNLDLQQSELVGEVSFSPFSSLDMLTVLNLSSNSFYVNASTSLSQLPYSLKQLELSFTGLAGFVPENFFAKCSNLEYVSLSFNNITGSLPQNFLLHIDKLQYLAMDYNNLTGSISDIKIETCNSLLHLDLSGNQIFDSVPASLSNCTTLQELVLAENSFSGSIPSSFGELKSLQRLDLSKNHLSGWIPSEFGNSCTSLVELKLSNNNITGSIPNSFSSCSSLQNLDLSNNNLTGPFPDSILQNLGSLETLQMSSNKISGPFPASLSYCKKLRVVDFSSNMINGMIPPDLCPGASSLEELRAPDNSLYGPIPSQLSQCSQLKTIDFSLNYLNGSIPSELGKLENLEQLIAWYNSLDGNIPAELGKCSNLKNLILNNNYLSGKIPAELFNCGNLEWISLTSNGLSGEIPKEFGYLSRLAVLQLANNSLSGQIPSELVNCSSLVWLDLSSNRLTGEIPPRLGRQQGAKALSGILSGNTLVFVRNVGNSCRGVGGLLEFYGIHPERLLQVPSLKSCDFTRLYSGPVLSAFTRYQTIEYLDLSYNELRGKIPDEFGDMIALQVLVISHNHLSGEIPSSLGGLKNLGVFDASHNRLQGHIPDSFSRLSFLVQIDLSNNELTGEIPSRGQLSTLPASQYANNPGLCGVPLPECQYTDPPTTNGDGGRTGKRSSAASWANSIVLGILISIASICILIVWAIAMRARRREAEGVKMLSSLSTNYAASTWKIDKEREPLSINVATFQRQLRKLKFSQLIEATNGFSAASLIGSGGFGEVFKATLKDGSSVAIKKLIRLSCQGDREFMAEMETLGKIKHKNLVPLLGYCKVGEERLLVYEFMEYGSLEEMLHGKTRTRDRRILTWEERKKIARGAAKGLCFLHHNCIPHIIHRDMKSSNVLLDNEMDARVSDFGMARLISALDTHLSVSTLAGTPGYVPPEYYQSFRCTAKGDVYSFGVVLLELLTGKRPTDKEDFGDTNLVGWTKMKVREGKSMEVIDQELLSVSTKGNDEAEVVEVKEMVRYLEITLQCVDDFPSKRPNMLQVVAMLRELIAGSSSSNSG